In one window of Heterodontus francisci isolate sHetFra1 chromosome 47, sHetFra1.hap1, whole genome shotgun sequence DNA:
- the LOC137357061 gene encoding beta-microseminoprotein-like isoform X2, with product MNVTLCLVLLLTAFALLESAVKIYSKNSGRCKDHTDRTMHNLGSKWRNSDCQICKCLHTVVACWDVYSTPTSYPDDCIAVFERENCRYRVQKRNNPAIVCKT from the exons ATG AACGTCACCTTGTGTCTTGTCTTGCTGCTCACAGCCTTCGCTCTTCTGGAATCTGCTGTCAAAATTTACTCAAAAAACTCTG GTAGATGCAAGGACCATACTGATCGCACGATGCACAATCTAGGGTCGAAATGGAGGAACTCTGACTGCCAGATATGTAAATGCCTTCATACAGTGGTCGCATGCTGGGATGT GTATTCCACACCGACCAGTTATCCAGATGATTGTATCGCGGTGTTTGAGCGGGAGAATTGTCGGTACAGGGTCCAAAAGAGGAACAACCCTGCCATTGTGTGTAAGACGTGA
- the LOC137357061 gene encoding beta-microseminoprotein-like isoform X1, whose protein sequence is MRNVTLCLVLLLTAFALLESAVKIYSKNSGRCKDHTDRTMHNLGSKWRNSDCQICKCLHTVVACWDVYSTPTSYPDDCIAVFERENCRYRVQKRNNPAIVCKT, encoded by the exons AACGTCACCTTGTGTCTTGTCTTGCTGCTCACAGCCTTCGCTCTTCTGGAATCTGCTGTCAAAATTTACTCAAAAAACTCTG GTAGATGCAAGGACCATACTGATCGCACGATGCACAATCTAGGGTCGAAATGGAGGAACTCTGACTGCCAGATATGTAAATGCCTTCATACAGTGGTCGCATGCTGGGATGT GTATTCCACACCGACCAGTTATCCAGATGATTGTATCGCGGTGTTTGAGCGGGAGAATTGTCGGTACAGGGTCCAAAAGAGGAACAACCCTGCCATTGTGTGTAAGACGTGA